A portion of the Cololabis saira isolate AMF1-May2022 chromosome 17, fColSai1.1, whole genome shotgun sequence genome contains these proteins:
- the sfxn4 gene encoding sideroflexin-4, whose protein sequence is MIAVMDANLLQWKKQGQSFFRRLRVWVSLLDPSLLLSSDAEILKAHSLLGSGQKLNEKDNPAVILSLSSVHADSGAPLPFVFRPPAYLPISGPLVVASLLPHSGVKAALFWQLLLQSYNAGFSHTNGNYSAEKSKKTSPKQLLLMAGTVSYTTFAGALPQILINRLRITSPPLQTFCRSILPIPLSGVLAFLNVFTIRSEETETGIQVFDYNGRPVGISKAAGAKAVKETAYSRAALFVATAAVPNLLVLFLQRTRLFQRNSLLAAPCRHISAALVLGLMIPVSFSLFPQLGTIKRDDVEEELRAEAVGVQLFYHRGL, encoded by the exons atgaTTGCTGTGATGGACGCTAATCTGTTGCAGTGGAAGAAACAGGGACAG TCGTTCTTCCGTCGATTACGGGTGTGGGTGAGTCTCCTGGATCCGTCCCTGCTGCTCTCCTCAGAT GCAGAAATACTGAAGGCCCACTCTCTTCTTGGGAGCGGACAGAAGCTGAATGAAAAA GACAATCCCGCAGTGATCCTCTCTCTA TCTTCTGTTCATGCTGATTCTGGTGCTCCTCTTCCATTTGTTTTCCGTCCTCCAG CATATTTGCCAATATCAGGACCTTTG gTTGTTGCTAGTCTTTTACCTCACAGTGGTGTCAAAGCTGCTCTGTTTTGGCAG CTTCTGCTGCAGAGTTACAATGCAGGATTCAGCCACACCAACGGAAATTATTCAGCAGAGAAG AGCAAGAAAACGTCCCCGAAGCAGCTTCTGTTGATGGCGGGAACCGTCTCTTACACAACATTTGCTGGG GCCCTTCCTCAGATTCTTATCAACCGGCTCAGAATAACAAGTCCCCCTCTGCAGACTTTCTGCAGGTCAATATTACCGATCCCCCTCTCAG GCGTTCTCGCTTTCCTCAACGTGTTCACCATCCGAAGTGAGGAGACGGAGACGGGGATCCAGGTGTTTGACTACAATGGAAGACCTGTCGGCATCTCTAAAGCAGCAGGAGCAAAA GCTGTGAAGGAAACCGCGTATTCAAGAGCAGCACTCTTTGTTGCGACTGCTGCCGTCCCTAACCTGCTGGTTTTGTTCTTACAAAG AACAAGACTCTTCCAGAGAAACTCCCTGCTGGCCGCTCCTTGCCGTCACATCAGCGCAGCGCTCGTCCTCGGCCTGATGATTCCCGTATCGTTCAGTCTCTTTCCACAACTGGGAACG ATAAAACGGGACGACGTGGAGGAGGAGCTGCGGGCAGAAGCAGTCGGCGTGCAGTTGTTCTACCACAGAGGACTCTGA
- the prdx3 gene encoding thioredoxin-dependent peroxide reductase, mitochondrial gives MAAAVGRLLRTSARVAAGGLKVTAACQHGVCGATRALAAPALQTSPFSTNASRWAPAVTQPAPAFKATAVHDGEFKEMSLADFKGKYLVLFFYPLDFTFVCPTEIISFSDKANEFHDVNCEVVGVSVDSHFTHLAWINTPRKTGGLGHIHIPLLSDLSKQISRDYGVLLEQPGIALRGLFIIDPNGVVKHMSVNDLPVGRCVEETLRLVKAFQFVETHGEVCPASWTPESPTIKPTPEGSKEYFEKVN, from the exons atggcggcggcGGTTGGACGACTGCTCCGGACTTCT GCGCGGGTTGCAGCAGGAGGGCTGAAAGTCACAGCGGCCTGTCAGCATGGCGTCTGCGGAGCCACAAGGGCACTGGCGGCTCCTGCACTCCAGACATCCCCTTTCTCCACCA ACGCGTCCAGATGGGCCCCTGCTGTCACTCAGCCGGCCCCGGCCTTCAAAGCTACAGCCGTCCACGACGGGGAGTTCAAGGAGATGAGCCTGGCTGATTTCAAGGGCAAATACCTGGTTCTTTTCTTCTACCCATTAGACTT CACATTCGTGTGTCCGACAGAGATCATCTCCTTCAGTGACAAGGCCAACGAGTTTCATGACGTCAACTGTGAGGTGGTGGGAGTGTCTGTGGATTCCCACTTCACCCACCTCGCATGGATCAATACGCCGCGAAAG ACGGGAGGTTTGGGCCACATCCACATCCCTCTGCTGTCAGACCTCAGTAAGCAGATCTCCAGAGATTACGgggtgctgctggagcagccGGGAATTGCGTTGAG GGGCTTGTTCATTATTGATCCCAACGGCGTGGTGAAGCACATGAGCGTGAACGACCTGCCAGTCGGCCGGTGCGTAGAAGAGACTCTTCGCTTGGTGAAGGCGTTCCAGTTCGTTGAGACTCACGGGGAAGTGTGCCCGGCCAGCTGGACCCCCGAGTCCCCGACG ATCAAACCCACCCCAGAGGGATCCAAGGAGTACTTTGAAAAGGTCAACTGA
- the tm9sf3 gene encoding transmembrane 9 superfamily member 3, translated as MMGSSRWKWAAAAFLTLVGSLLPVHADEHDHTYTDKEEVVLWMNTVGPYHNRQETYKYFSLPFCAGSKKTISHYHETLGEALQGVELEFSGLDIKFKDEVMQTTYCEIELDKAKRDAFVYAIKNHYWYQMYIDDLPIWGIVGEADENGEDHYLWTYKKLEIGFNGNRIVDVNLTSEGKVKLMPNTRIAMSYSVKWKKSDVKFEDRFDKYLDPSFFQHRIHWFSIFNSFMMVIFLVGLVSMILMRTLRKDYARYSKEEEMDDMDRDLGDEYGWKQVHGDVFRPSSHPLIFSSLIGSGCQIFSVSLIVIIVAMVEDLYTERGSMLSTAIFVYAATSPVNGYFGGSLYAKQGGRRWIKQMFIGAFLIPAMVCGTAFFINFIAIYYHASRAIPFGTMVAVCCICFFVILPLNLVGTILGRNLSGQPNFPCRVNAVPRPIPEKKWFMEPAVIVCLGGILPFGSIFIEMYFIFTSFWAYKIYYVYGFMMLVLVILCIVTVCVTIVCTYFLLNAEDYRWQWTSFLSAASTAVYVYMYSFYYYFFKTKMYGLFQTSFYFGYMAVFSTALGIMCGAVGYMGTSAFVRKIYTNVKID; from the exons ATGATGGGGTCTTCGAGGTGGAAGTGGGCAGCGGCGGCGTTTCTGACACTAGTGGGCTCCTTATTACCCGTGCATGCTGACGAGCACGACCACACG TACACAGACAAGGAGGAGGTAGTTTTATGGATGAACACAGTGGGGCCTTACCACAACCGACAGGAGACatacaaatatttttctttGCCTTTCTGCGCGGGCTCCAAGAAGACCATCAGTCATTACCATGAAACACTGGGAGAGGCTCTTCAGGGAGTAGAGCTGGAATTCAGCGGCTTGGACATTAAGTTCAAAG ATGAAGTTATGCAGACGACATACTGTGAAATTGAGTTGGACAAAGCCAAAAGGGATGCCTTTGTTTATGCCATAAAGAATCACTactggtaccaaatgtacatagACGACCTGCCCATCTGGG gtATCGTTGGTGAGGCGGATGAAAATGGAGAAGATCATTACCTTTGGACATATAAGAAACTGGAGATCGGCTTTAACGGCAACAGAATTGTTGATGTAAATCTGACCAGCGAAGGCAAAGTCAAACTCATGCCGAACACGAGAATCGCAATGTCTTATTCC GTGAAATGGAAGAAGTCAGACGTGAAGTTTGAGGACAGATTCGACAAATACCTGGACCCGTCCTTCTTCCAGCACAGG ATTCACTGGTTTTCTATCTTCAACTCCTTCATGATGGTCATTTTCTTGGTGGGTCTGGTGTCCATGATTCTCATGAGGACACTAAGAAAAGATTATGCCAGGTACAGCAAAGAAGAGGAAATGGATGACATG GACAGAGACCTGGGAGACGAGTACGGGTGGAAGCAGGTGCACGGAGATGTTTTCAGGCCCTCCAGCCATCCTCTGATCTTCTCCTCCCTCATTGGCTCTGGCTGTCAGATCTTCTCCGTCTCCctcatcgtcatcatcgtcgCCATGGTTGAGGATCTCTACACAGA GAGAGGATCCATGCTCAGCACAGCCATCTTCGTGTACGCTGCCACCTCGCCCGTCAACGGCTACTTCGGGGGAAGTTTGTATGCAAAACAAGGAG GCAGGAGATGGATTAAACAAATGTTCATCGGGGCATTTCTGATCCCGGCCATGGTGTGCGGGACGGCCTTCTTCATCAACTTTATTGCGATCTACTACCACGCCTCCAGAGCCATCCCCTTCGGGACCATG GTGGCTGTTTGCTGTATCTGCTTCTTCGTGATTCTCCCACTAAACCTCGTGGGAACAATTTTGGGAAGGAATCTATCCGGGCAGCCAAACTTCCCCTGCAGAGTGAACGCCGTGCCCCGACCAATCCCCGAGAAGAAATG GTTCATGGAGCCGGCTGTCATCGTGTGCCTGGGAGGAATCCTGCCGTTCGGATCCATTTTCATAGAAAT GTACTTCATCTTCACATCTTTCTGGGCCTACAAAATCTACTATGTGTACGGCTTCATGATGCTGGTTCTGGTGATTCTTTGCATCGTGACCGTGTGTGTCACCATTGTGTGTACATACTTCCTGCTCAACGCTGAGGACTACAGATG GCAGTGGACAAGCTTCCTCTCAGCTGCATCCACTGCAGTTTATGTTTATATGTACTCATTTTACTACTATTTCTTCAAAActaa GATGTACGGGCTGTTTCAGACGTCCTTCTACTTCGGCTACATGGCTGTGTTCAGCACCGCCCTGGGGATCATGTGCG GTGCCGTTGGATACATGGGAACAAGTGCCTTTGTGAGGAAGATCTACACAAATGTTAAAATCGACTGA